One Bacillota bacterium genomic window, TTCTCGGCGACGCAGTGGTGGGGCTGGTTGTCAGCGCCTGGCTTTTCCAGACCTTCGCCCGGAAGCCCGAAGGGGAACTCACCCGCCTGCGGGCGCAGATCGTGCGAAGCTCGACGCTGGCAGATCTGGCCAGGCGAGCCGGTCTCGCACAGCGACTCCTGCTCGGCAAGGGCGCAGAACGGCAGGGGGTGCGCCAGCAGGAGCGGATGCTGGCCGCCGCGTTCGAGGCGGTGGTAGGGGCTATCTTCGTGGATGGTGGGTGGGAGGCGGCCCGGAGCTCGGTCGAGCAGTTCCTGCCCGGCCTGCTCCGGCAACTCGAACCCGCCTCCGAGGCCAACCCGAAGGGAGCCCTTCAGGAGTTGCTGGCCCATGCGGGGCGTCCGGCGCCCGAGTACCGGCTGGTGGAGGTCCAGGGACCCCCGCACCAGCGCCGGTTTACCGTCGAGCTGCACTGCGGCCCCGACCTGGTGGTGCGGGCGGAGGGAGCAAGCCGAAAGAGCGCGGAGGAGGCGGCCGCTCGGGCCGCGCTCGGCCGGCTGGGAGACGCAGGCGGAGCCACCCGGGAAAAGGAGATCGGACAGGCCAGCGGAATATAGGTATCATTGGAAACCGTCCGACGTGGCAATAACGGCGCTCAGGTCCCCACGAACCGCGATGCCGCCGGGCCTTGCGTTGAGGGAGGCGTTGGGGCATGGATGTGCTGAAGGTTTCCGCCAATTCCAAGCCTAAGTCGGTGGCCGGAGCACTGGCCGCGGTCCTGCGCGAGAAGGGGTCGGCAGAGGTCCAGGCGGTGGGAGCAGGCGCCGTCAACCAGGCGGTCAAAGCCATCGCCATCACCCGCGGTTTCGTCGCCCCCAACGGTATCGACCTGGTCTGCATCCCGGCGTTCACGGAGATCGAGATCGACGGCGAGGAGCGCACGGCTATCCGGTTCATCGTCGAACCTCGTTGAGTTTTCCGAATCGGCGTCGTTTGGTCGGCGGCGCGGCCGTGTATTTGAAACGGCTCGAAGTTCATGGGTTCAAGTCGTTCGGCCGGCGGGTCAGCGTCGAACTGGAGCAGGGCCTCAACGCGGTCGTTGGGCCGAACGGCTGTGGGAAGAGCAACCTGCTCGACGCGATCCGCTGGGCCCTGGGGGAGCCCAGCGTTCGTTCGCTGAGGGGCGGCCGTACCGAGGACATCATCTTCGGCGGCACCCGGGACGTGCGCCCGCTGGGCATGGCTGAGGTCGTCCTCACGTTCGACAACGCCAGCGGCGCGCTGGGCGTCTCTTACCGGGAAGTAGAGCTGACCCGCCGCGCGTACCGT contains:
- the rnc gene encoding ribonuclease III produces the protein MPAEQPAPVEDAACFGYRFKEKRWLEQALTHRSVACERAGAARPHNERLEFLGDAVVGLVVSAWLFQTFARKPEGELTRLRAQIVRSSTLADLARRAGLAQRLLLGKGAERQGVRQQERMLAAAFEAVVGAIFVDGGWEAARSSVEQFLPGLLRQLEPASEANPKGALQELLAHAGRPAPEYRLVEVQGPPHQRRFTVELHCGPDLVVRAEGASRKSAEEAAARAALGRLGDAGGATREKEIGQASGI
- a CDS encoding stage V sporulation protein S, encoding MDVLKVSANSKPKSVAGALAAVLREKGSAEVQAVGAGAVNQAVKAIAITRGFVAPNGIDLVCIPAFTEIEIDGEERTAIRFIVEPR